One segment of Streptomyces bathyalis DNA contains the following:
- a CDS encoding ABC transporter substrate-binding protein, whose amino-acid sequence MRRRTLLAGALAATPVAAGAATGCSAGGASARTSGGRTTISYGMWDQLQVAGMEKIIKAFEAEHPKISVSIQVTPFTSYWTTLKTAMRGGSAPDVFWMNAVNLQLYASEGVLEPLDPFIERDGFDMGVHPEELLRMYTYERTRYAMPKDFDTIGLWYNKELFDKAGIKYPDESWTWDTVRDAAAELTDPRAGVHGIAAEMSRQYTYYNSIAQAGGYVIRDGRSGFGDPRTIDGLRFWTDLIDRGHSPSQSAMTDTRGRQLYLSEKVAMNYDLSAMASQMYAEPAIKDHGAVAVLPKGRERGTTIHGLANAISGKSPNTEAAWEFVRFLGSRKAAEIQAREGVTISSYEGTQDAWVKSMPEFDLKVFTDMLDYAVPYPASKYTTVWENLQPQLLGGPFTGKGGIEDASRTLGRQMDLALEQEK is encoded by the coding sequence ATGCGAAGGAGAACACTGCTCGCCGGAGCGCTGGCCGCAACGCCGGTCGCCGCCGGCGCGGCCACGGGCTGTTCCGCGGGAGGTGCGTCCGCGCGCACCTCCGGCGGCCGCACCACCATCTCGTACGGGATGTGGGACCAGCTCCAGGTCGCCGGCATGGAGAAGATCATCAAGGCATTCGAGGCGGAGCACCCGAAGATCTCCGTCAGCATCCAGGTCACGCCTTTCACCTCGTACTGGACGACCCTCAAGACCGCCATGCGCGGCGGCTCCGCACCGGACGTGTTCTGGATGAACGCGGTGAATCTCCAGCTGTACGCCTCGGAGGGCGTTCTGGAGCCGCTGGATCCCTTCATCGAACGCGACGGGTTCGACATGGGCGTTCATCCGGAGGAGCTGCTGCGGATGTACACCTACGAGCGCACTCGCTACGCGATGCCGAAGGACTTCGACACGATCGGACTCTGGTACAACAAGGAGCTCTTCGACAAGGCCGGCATCAAGTACCCGGACGAGAGCTGGACCTGGGACACGGTCCGGGACGCGGCGGCAGAGCTGACCGACCCGCGTGCGGGTGTGCATGGCATCGCCGCCGAGATGAGCAGGCAGTACACCTACTACAACTCCATTGCCCAGGCCGGGGGTTACGTCATCCGCGACGGGCGGTCCGGCTTCGGCGACCCGCGGACCATCGACGGACTGCGCTTCTGGACCGACCTGATCGACCGCGGCCACTCGCCCTCGCAGAGCGCGATGACCGACACGAGGGGCCGACAGCTGTATCTGTCGGAGAAGGTCGCGATGAACTACGACCTCTCCGCGATGGCCTCGCAGATGTACGCGGAGCCCGCGATCAAGGACCACGGCGCTGTCGCCGTGCTGCCGAAGGGACGCGAACGCGGGACCACCATCCACGGCCTGGCCAACGCCATTTCCGGAAAGAGCCCCAACACCGAGGCGGCGTGGGAGTTCGTGAGGTTCCTCGGCTCGCGGAAGGCCGCCGAGATCCAGGCGCGCGAGGGCGTGACGATCTCCTCGTACGAAGGCACGCAGGACGCCTGGGTGAAGTCGATGCCGGAGTTCGACCTGAAGGTCTTCACCGACATGCTCGACTACGCCGTCCCCTACCCGGCCTCGAAGTACACGACGGTGTGGGAGAACCTCCAACCGCAGCTGCTGGGAGGCCCGTTCACCGGCAAGGGCGGCATCGAGGACGCCTCGCGCACCCTGGGCCGGCAGATGGACCTCGCCCTGGAACAGGAGAAGTGA